The Bacteroidia bacterium genome segment CGAGGGTCTCAAATATTGCCCTATCAACCGGACTCGAACCCCATTCTGGCTTAATATTCAACTGATAATTTTCAGCTTGAAGGAGAACTTGAGCAAACGATAAATTTACCCAAGCGAAAAAGATAATGAATATGTTTAACCTCATAGATAAAGTATTTTTCCTTTAAAATTCATACGACTACTCTTTATGATAGTTTTACTATCATCCATTTTTTATGATTAAGGAGCATTTTATGGCATATAAAGGACTTTGTATTTAGAATTTCACCTTATTTAAGAAAAATACTGTTAGTAATAGTTTTGTCAATAATAGTAAAATTATTATCTGCGATATTCGTATTGTCAAATAACTAATAATCAACTCATAAATTATATGAAGAAAAATAGTTTTCTGGTTTTACTTATAGCGGTGGGTATGTTAACGGCATGTAGTAGCAATGGGGAGAGTAAAGAACCCTTATCGAGTAGTGGGCAAATAGTAGAGGAGTCAATCGTAGGCCTGGTAGAAAAAGTTCTTACAAAAGAAGAACAGGATGCACTAAGCCCGGATCTAGTTATTCAATCTCTGAAAGAAGGAAATGAAAGATTTATGGTAAATGATCTGACCGCCAGAGATCATTCTGCTCAGGTTCGTGAAAGCGTAAAAGCCCAATATCCAAAAGCCATCATTTTATCTTGTGTTGATAGCAGGGTACCGGTAGAAGATGTTTTTGATAGAGGAATTGGAGATGTATTTGTAGCTCGTGTTGCGGGTAATTTTGTAAATGAAGACATTCTTGGCAGTATGGAATTTGCTTGTAAAGTCTCTGGATCAAAACTTATTCTGGTGATGGGACATGAGCATTGTGGAGCAGTGAAGGCAGCGATCGATGATGTTAAATTAGGAAATATTACTCCCATGCTTACGAAAATTCAGCCGGCAGTTGAGAAAATCGAGTATGAGGGAGACAGATCATCCAAAAATCAGACTTTTGTCCATAAAGTAAGTGAAAGTAATGTGCGCAACACCATAGAAAAGATCCGGACAGATAGCCCCATATTAAAAGAAATGGAAGATAATGGCGAAATTAAAATCGTGGGAGCTCTTTACGACATGGACAATGGTAGAGTAGAATTTCTAAAATAATTGCATTCATGCTAATTACTAATCACCAGAAGTATTAGTTGCTTCTGGTGAAGTTTTTATATGGTTATGGCTAGATTAGAGGAGTCCAAACTAAAGGGGCAGAAAATGCACACTTCTATTTCCCAAAAATCATATGTGTGTGTTGATACCTCAGACCTCCATAGACTATATTAGAAAAAGTTCTTTAACAAGCATATAATTTTCCTGGAGACAATATTTGACAGATAGTCATTAAGTATAATATTCCGCTTAAGAAACTTCGGAGGGGAACAAAGAAGAGAAAACGTGGGCATAGGCCTTCTTTTGATCCCAAGAGATAAAAAGAACGAAACCTGATAGATTCGTTAGTTGGCTCAAGAACTGTAAGTGAATTGCTACTTGATTTGAGAAAAATGCCTACGATTTTGGGCTATGATCAAACTCAGTTTCATCAAATTTTATCTTAAAAAGTATTTTTCAGACAGAAGCTAGATTAATTGAACCACCAAGAAACTCAAAAAAGATCCGATAAGCCCGCCAATAAATACCCGATAAGAAATACCCAGGAGGTGATATTTCTTTCTCAGTACTTTGCCAAGTCCGTAAAGATCTCGGGACAGATTATCATACAACTTTTCCTGATCGGTTCTAAGGCCTCGGAAGTAGTTAACAAATTTATTTTCCTCTATGGACAGGAAATTTCCAAAGAAAAGCATATTCTCCCGATCCATGTCTCCGGGCGAAAATTCTTTGAGGGAATTTATGGTAGGCACGGCGCTAAACACAGCAAAAGTAGTTGCTAAGAGCGAACTTAATAAGAGAATAATGACGGGGATGTAGTTGGGGAAGTTGATTCCTTGGGAAAAGCTATCGATGGATAAACCGGCCGTAAGTCCTGTAATCAGGACCGAGAGGATTAAGGTATTGATGCTAATGATCATATTGGCTTTCCCATCAGCGATTCGGCTCAGATCGGTATGATTTTTCAGGGTAATCCGATAAGCGGTATCGATGCCTCTCCCAAAGTCTTTACCAGCCTTAAATCGCTTGTGCTCTTTTTTCAGGTTTTTGATGAACGATTTTAGTTTTAGGAGGTTCTTATTCTTTCTTTTGGTATACCAATCAATGGCCCAGGGGGTCAGAAAGCGATTGTGTAATAGTCTTTTCATCAATTCTTTGTACCAAAGCCGTTCTTCAATCGGTCGACTCGTTAAGTTTTTACATTCCAACAGAAGTAGATCGACTTTTTTGAAGAACTTCTTTTTTCCGGCAAAGGCCCATTCAGCGTCATGGAGGATATTGCTCGCCAGAATCCATTCAGGGTCTTTTTGAATCTCCCCTGAGAGTAAGGCTTTGAGTTGTTTGATTTGCTCTGGAGAACAGTCGTAGGGAGCAAGGAAGGTTTCCAACATCTGAATGCTATTCTCCACAAGTGAGCCTTCTTTGATTCCCCGGGAAATATCTTTAAAACATGCAGCGAGCATCAGCAGGTTAGATGTCTCTTCCTTCAGATTAGCTCGTTTCAGAAGCTTTTTAGACTCCTTGATAAAGACCTTACGAAATTTTAGGTTGTGGAATACGTGGCCTGGAGCTCTTTTATTGATAATGAGTTTTTCGACGTGAGTTTCTGCCTCAGGGAGGATGTTTAGGGATATCATTTCAGGAATTAATGGTGTAGGGTATAGAAAAAAAGTAAGGGACTTTTGAGCCCTTATATTCTTCTTTAAACATCCCTGCCTTTTTTCAGGCGCTCCGCTAATTCCTCCAGGTTTTGCTCACTTTTGGTTTTGATCTCTTTCCAGTCTTCCTTGATGGCTGTTCCTATTTGGTCCAGGCTTTTATCCAGAGAATCCTGCTTTTGCCTGAGAAACTTCATACGTGTTTGCATATCTTCCTTTGCATTTTCCGAGATGTTTTCCAACTCTTTCTCAAGGGAGTCAAGCTCTGTGTCAATTTGTCCCTGCATAAGCTGAATT includes the following:
- a CDS encoding carbonic anhydrase family protein, with translation MKKNSFLVLLIAVGMLTACSSNGESKEPLSSSGQIVEESIVGLVEKVLTKEEQDALSPDLVIQSLKEGNERFMVNDLTARDHSAQVRESVKAQYPKAIILSCVDSRVPVEDVFDRGIGDVFVARVAGNFVNEDILGSMEFACKVSGSKLILVMGHEHCGAVKAAIDDVKLGNITPMLTKIQPAVEKIEYEGDRSSKNQTFVHKVSESNVRNTIEKIRTDSPILKEMEDNGEIKIVGALYDMDNGRVEFLK
- a CDS encoding DUF5706 domain-containing protein produces the protein MISLNILPEAETHVEKLIINKRAPGHVFHNLKFRKVFIKESKKLLKRANLKEETSNLLMLAACFKDISRGIKEGSLVENSIQMLETFLAPYDCSPEQIKQLKALLSGEIQKDPEWILASNILHDAEWAFAGKKKFFKKVDLLLLECKNLTSRPIEERLWYKELMKRLLHNRFLTPWAIDWYTKRKNKNLLKLKSFIKNLKKEHKRFKAGKDFGRGIDTAYRITLKNHTDLSRIADGKANMIISINTLILSVLITGLTAGLSIDSFSQGINFPNYIPVIILLLSSLLATTFAVFSAVPTINSLKEFSPGDMDRENMLFFGNFLSIEENKFVNYFRGLRTDQEKLYDNLSRDLYGLGKVLRKKYHLLGISYRVFIGGLIGSFLSFLVVQLI